The genomic interval TCCCCAACAAACTCCCGGCCAATCTAGCCCTGCTTCAGGTTCTCAGGCTGTCGAATTTTATAATCAAGCTAAATCGGCTGGCATGTCAGACCTGGACATTGAGAAAGCCGCACTACAACGCGGATATACTCTTGATCAGATTTCTACCATGCGCAAGCGTATACAACCAGGGGAAAAAGAAGTTAAAGATCCTAATCGTGATGAATTGGATGAAACAAGAGATCAAGATGAATTAGACGAAGAAGCCAATAATCAGAGGGATTCAACCGGTTTGAGAAGAGCATATTTAAGAAGGTTAAATCGTACTTTCGGATCGGCCTTTTTCGCAACTTCAACCAACACTTTTGAGCCGAATTTAAGAATTGCAACTCCCAGAAATTATATATTGGGACCAGAAGATGAACTTGTTGTGGATATTTACGGAAATTCCGTGGATAACTTCAGAATGAAAATCAGCCCGGAAGGCACAAGTGAAAATGTTAAACCTTGCACCCGTTTATGTGAATGGTTTAACGATAGAACAAGCTTATAGAACGAATTGTTAACAGACTCAGACAGGCATATTCTACATTGAACCGTCCTGGTTCCGGAACTTATTCTTCCATCACTCTTGGCAATGTAAGAAGCATAAGGATTATGATTACCGGTGAAGCAATTAATCCTGGAACCTACACTGTTTCATCCCTGGCTACTGCTTTTAATGCGCTATCATTATCCGGCGGACCTAGCAGGAATGGTTCTTTCCGGAATATAGAAGTAATAAGGAATAACAAAATCATAAAAAAATCGATTTATATCGTTTTCTTGTTGATGCCGATTTAAATGACAATATAGCTTTACAGGATCAGGATATTATTTTGATACGCCCATATGAAACCAGGATTGAATTAAAAGGAGAAGTTAAAAGATCAGGAATTTTTGAGGCAAAATCAGGTGAAAAAATCCTGGATATTATAAGATACGCAGGAGGTTATACACCAGATGCGTATACATCCCTGATTACATATCAGCGTAATACCGGAACGAGCTATATGATCGGAAGTGCCGATTCAACACAATTAGCGACCTTAATACCTTTTAATGGTGATGTAATTACCGTTAAAAAAATAATGGATGTGGTTAGTAATCAGATTGAAGTAAGAGGAGCAGTAACTATACCTGGTGTTTATGCTCTTGAAGACAGATCAAATACAGTTTTAAAACTGATAACTATTGCCCAAGGATTAAGCCCAAGAGCATTTTTGAACAGAGCACTTCTTGAAAGATCAAGTGGAGATACTCAAACTGGAATTGTATCTATTGATCTGAGAAAATTAGTAAATGGAGAAATTGGAGATATTCCATTACTTCCAGGAGACATTTTAACAATTAAGTCTATTGAAGAATTAAAAGAATTTACTTTTTTGTCAATTACAGGTTCCGTAATTAATCCAGGAAATTATTACTACTATAAAGATATAACAATAGCAGATTTAATATTTCAGTCAGGCGGGTACACCGAAGGAGGTATTCCTTATAGGATAGAGGTTTCCCGTAGAATAAAAAACGATACGTTAGATTTACCTAGTGCGCAGAATGTTCGGGTTTTCACAATTGATGTGTCTGATAATTTGGTTATTAACCCAACAGATCAAAAATTTAAACTTTCTCCTTACGATATAATAATTGTCAGAAAGTCACCACGCTATGAAGTTCAGAAAACAGTGACAATTCTTGGCGAAATTAAATATCCGGGTAATTATACTATTAATTCAAACTTTGAACGTATATCAGATCTTTTCCCAAAATCTGGTGGTATTAAGCCTGGCGCTTACATTAAAGGTGCTCGCTTTTATCGGGATCAGGAATTAATAGCTCTAGACCTGAATGCGATTCTCGAAACGCCTTCATTGGCTTCTAATATTTTACTTGCAGATGGAGACACCCTTTATATTCCGAAAGAATCTGAAACTGTTCGTATACAAGGTGGTGTACAAAACCCATCAATAATGAATTATGATGATCAGTTCTCTTACAAGGACTATATTTCCCAGGCCGGGGGATATACTGAACTAGGCTGGAAAAGCAGAGTTTACGTTTCTTATCCAAACGGAAGGACACACAGATCAAAGAAATTTTTATTTTTTCGGTCCTATCCCAAAGTTGAGCCTGGTTCAATAGTAACTGTTCCTATTAAAGCAATGCGCCAGGATCGTGAAAGAACTCCCGGCGAACGTATAGCTTTATTTTCTTTCCTTGCCTCCATAGCAAGCACGCTAACTATTGCAGTTATTAGTATAAGTAACAAAAATTAGTAGTGCTACCAATGAATTATACAGAAAACAATATGTCTGATCGTCAAGTTGAAATACCTTCAAAGTCAAGCTCGGTTCTTGATCTTCGCTTTGAAGATATAGTATCTTTTTTCTAAAACATTTATTCTCACTAATTGTTATTGCCTTTATTTGCGGAATTTTTGGATTTGCATATAGTTATACTTTAACCAAAAGGTATGAATCCAGTATAACTTTGTTACCTGAGTATGGAGGAGCAAAAAAAGTTCTTATTCTTTACTCTCAATGGGGATAAACTCAGAAGGAGCTGAAAAATTACTTCCTGATCTTTACCCGGTAATATTGCAAAGTTCGAATTTTGGGATATTTTTGTTAGAGCAGCCGGTTATTGATCAGGATAATCATTCTTACAAATCGCTTAAACTATTTTTACAGCGGGATACGACTCAAAGTTTTTTTTCTAAATTGTTTTCAAGGAGGAAATCAAAAAAGACAGGTAAACCCGTAAAGCTCTCTAATCCGGAAATTCTATCACTTTCAGCAACAGAAACGGGGAATATTAAGGGAGCAATAGGATTGATAAATTCAACAATAGATCAGAAAATTGGGGTTGTAACTATATCCGCAGATACCGAAGATCCTTTTGTATCATCCATTTTAGTTGAAGCCGCTAAAAATTACCTTGTAAATTATGTTGAAGAGTATAGAACAGCTAAAGCTTTACAGCAAGTTGTCTTGCTCAAAGATCAGGTTTCGGCCGCCAAAGCGCGGTTAAAAAAATCAGAGTACTCGTTACAAAGCTTATAGAGATAGAAATCGTAATCCTTTTCTTAATGTAGCCCGAATAGAAGAACAACGCTTACAATCTGATTATCTTCTCGCAGAGTCACTGCATGATGATCTGATTCGTCGTTATGAGCAGGCGTTAATTAAAGTAAAAGAAGAAAAACCAGTTTTTAAGGTTCTCGAGCCTGCTAAGGTCCCTCTTGTTAAAAGTAGTCCTAAACGCTTTCGTTTCTTTTTTATCTGTGCATTCTTAGGAGGAGTTACTTGTTTAGCTTATATTCTCTTATTCAAGAAAAACATAACAAGGCCTATTTTTTCTATTCCTTTTGGAATTAAGCTTGGCAGAAAAGTTTATTCAAAGTAAGCTGGAATTAAAAATTCTGCAGTATTGGGTAATTTTAAACGATTAGTATTTGTAATATACAGTTATACTTAAGTTTAGCATTAAAACGTATATTCATACTTGAATCTTTCTGAAATTCAAGTTCGATTATTCAAATACGTTAATTAATTTGTCTTTAAAGAAGTGATAATAACAACCAAATTCAAAGAAATAAAATCTAAATTGGCCACGCCAGTGGTTTCAAACATTTTGTGGTTGTCATTAGACAAGGTACTTAAGCTTGTTATAGGACTAATAGTAGGAATCTGGGTTGCCAGATATTTAGGGCCGTCTCAATGGGGCGAATTAAACTATGTATTAGCGTTTATTACGATTGCAGGAACGGTAGGCAAGCTGGGAATGGATGGCTTTTTGATAAAGGAAATCTTAGAACATCCATCGAAGAAAAATGAAATATTGGGTACTTCGTTTTTCATGAGGTTACTTATCATCCCATTTGTGCTGGGAGCTATACTCATTTATTTTTACTTACTTAATCTGAATGCAGATTATTACTGGTTGCTGGCATTCTTATCACTTAATGTTTTTATCACTCCTCTGGATCTTATTGATTTAGACTTTCAGTCAAAACTCCAGTCCAAGCTTACTGTTGTTTCTAAAAATACAGCATATGTACTGGGAGCATTTTTGAGAGTATATTTATTAGTCAGTAATAAACCATTGGTATGGTTCGCGGCCGGAATGGGCTTTGAGGCGCTTTTATCCTACATTTTTTTAACAATTCTTTATCAAAAAAATAATAATATATTTCAGTGGACAGTAAGTATTTCACTTGCTAAAAAGTTACTTCGAGCAGGCTGGCCTTTTACTTTGTCAAGTTTGGCAGTAATACTTTATATGCGGATAGACCAGGTTATGCTCGGATCTATGGTTAATGAAAAGGAGCTTGGTCTGTTTAGCTCTGCAATAAAGATTTCCGATATTTTTATTTTTTTACCAATGGCTGTATCAAGCAGCTACCTGCCTTCATTGGTCCATGCAAAAAAAACAAGTCAGGAGCTGTTTATTAGAAAAAATCAGTTCTTTATTAATTGGATGGCACGTATCTCCATAGTATTAGCGATCCTGGTAACTCTGTTTTCAGATCAAATAATTCAAGTTTTATATGGAGCAGACTACATGCAGGCCTCCGGAATTCTGGTTATTCATATCTGGTCACTGGTTCCTATGTTTTTAGGAGTAGCAACAAGCCAATATTTGATAATTGAAAACTTACAAAAATTCAGCTTATACAGAACGGTATTGGGATTAATTTTTAATGTATTGCTAAATTTATACCTTATTCCAAGATATGGAGCTTTTGGAGCCGCATTTGCCACTACTATTTCTCAATTTGTAGCCGCGGTATTTAGTATGGCACTATTTCAACAAACAAGAATATTATTTAAAATGCAGCTAAGGAGTCTTACAATGTTTTTTAATTTTAGTTTATAATTCATTTCAGATTACTTACTACGCAAATAGATTCTATACTTTTTTGGTATTTGAACTTATATATGAATTTAAAACCGGTTAATATTTAAAAGTTGTACTAAAACCTCACACAATGTTAAAGATTATCAAAAATATAGTTATAGGCCAGGCAAGAAGTTATGGAGTGCTGGAAGAGATCAGAAAAAAAAACGGACGAAACAAACTGGAGTATCATTTTCAATTCTGCTATCAGCGGTTCTACCTGGTTCAAAAAACAATCTCTTTATCCAGGCAGATGGGCAGCAGGTTATCCATTTCTATACATACTTTTTCGTGTTTATAATGACATCAAACCCAGGAATATCTTAGAATTTGGTCTTGGTGAAACCTCTAAGTTATCCTATCAGTACCATGAGGCATCTGTTGGGTCTAAGCTTACCATAATTGAACAGGATCAAAACTGGTTAAATTTTTTCTCGAATACGATTCACAACGTGGTTCCCAACACTATCCTACTTAACTTGGAATACAAAAGCATAGAGGGGTTTGAAACAAAGGTTTATGAGGGACTTCTTCAAAAACTAAATAGTGAAAAGTTTGATTTTATATTGGTCGACGGCCCTGGGGAAGTGATCATTTTTCAAGATCCCAAATTGTTGATTTAGTTGAGAATAATAATTTAGCCGACGAATTTATAATTATAATGGATGATTATGAAAGAACCGGCGAACAGGAAACCGTAAAAAAATTAAAGGAAGTATTTAAAAATAAGGGTATTTCTTTCGTAGAAGAAACATATCATGGTGCAAAAAGCACTTTATTGATATGCTCAGAAAACTACAAATTTCTTACCAGCCTATAAAGTAGCGCAACGCTTGAAAACTTGGTAACGTATACACGTATTGAAACCTGTATAATTACTCAATTTACAATCTAACCTTATGAACAATGAATTAGCTCCTATACTTCTATTTGTATTTAACCGCCCAGCGCATACCAGGCAAACCTTAGAAGCATTAGCAGAAAATACTTTAGCAAGCGAGTCTATCCTTTATATTTTTGCAGATGGAGCAAAGGATGAAGGGAACAAAGAAGATTTGCTTAATATAAAAGAAGTTAGAGAAATAATAAAGAAAACACAATGGTGTAAGGAAGTTCATATTATTGAGTCTGAAACTAATAAGGGCCTGGCAAATTCGATTATAGATGGGGTAACAGAGAAAGTAAATCAACATGGAAAGGTAATCGTTCTGGAAGATGATCTCATTACGTCAAAAGGTTTCCTGGAATATATGAATCAAGCTTTAAACAAATTTATTTCAAATGAAAAAGTAATGCATGTTTCAGGTTACCAATTCCCAATTGATTCAACACAGACAGGTAGTTCATATTTTATTCCGCTGATTTCTTCCTGGGGTTGGGGTACATGGAAAAGAGCCTGGAACCAATTTGACCCATTATCCACAGGATATCAAAGATTAAAAACAGATAAAGAGTTAATAAGAAAATTCGATTTTAACAATTCATACCCCTATTCAACAATGTTGCTTAATCAAATGGAAGGTAACAATAATGTTAATTCCTGGGCAATACGTTGGTGGTGGGCCGTATTTAACCATAATGGAGTGTCACTTTTTCCAGACAGCAGTTTAGTTAAAAATATAGGTTTTGATAAGAGTGCTACCCATACAAAAGGATCTAACCCTTATGAAATTAATGTTTTTGACAAAGATTATTTTATAACGTCATATCCAACAAGAATTTCAATTAATGAACCTGCTATAATACAACTCCAAAAATTGTACCGCAAAACCAATCCTGCATATCAAGGATTATTTGATAAGTTATGGAGAAAAGTTATTAATAAAATACAGTTTGTAATTAGCTAATTAAAAAAACTATCTCTTAGTTTGAACATAGGAAACTATTCAATAATGCTCCGTGAAAAAAAAGTTAGTTTACTCATATTTGCTTCAGAGCCACATTCAGTTGCATATAATAGGATGCAGATTATAATCTGTTTCAACTTGAAAAACCAACATTCTCACAACGTATTAAAGATAAACTCGTGTAGACTATAAATCCATTTGCAGTATTCTTATTATTAATAAGTTTAACTCTATACTAAAAAGCATTGTTTAAATACAAAAGAAATTATAATATTCATAACTATCTAAATATTAAATCTGGACTAGCTAATTGATATTATTTTAATGTCACTAATGTAAGTATACCATTATCAACATAAAACATTTTGACTTTGAACATTAAAGCATACATAGGTAAAATAATAAATTATGCTATTTCTTCAAAAAGAAAAAATGAACACTTGATGCTTATTGGTAAAGGTTCAACTATTAAGGGAGCAAATATTGAAATCAGGAATGGCAGCAATAACAACATCCGCTTTACAGTTGGTGATAATTCTATAGTAAATGGTAATTATATTTTTGAGAAAGAAACGGGTAAAATTACAATTGGAAGCAGAGTATTTATAGGAGGAGGAATGTTTATTTGTATTGAGAACATTGAAATTGGTAATGATGTAATGTTCTCTTGGGGATGTACAGTTGCAGATAATAACTCACATTCTCTTATATCATCTGAACGGAAAGATGATGTAAAGGATTGGAAAAAAGGAATTGATGAGAATAAGATTGGTTACTACAAAAATTGGGATAATGTTAAACATGGTCCGGTAATCATTAAGGATATGGCATGGATAGGTTTTAATTCTATTATTTTAAAAGGAGTTACTATTGGCAAAGGAGCGGTAGTTGCAGCCGGAAGCGTAGTTACTAAAGACGTTCCTGACTTTGCAGTTGTTGCTGGCAATCCCGCGAAAATTATAAAATTTACAACATGAACTGGCACGAGACAATAATTTCAATAAGGCAAAATCCGGAATACGATGATTTGGTAAGATTGGCTTACTTTGACGAAGATCTGATTCTAAATTCTGAGCGTTTTAGTAGCAGTGAAGAATTTGAGGAAACATTAAAGTTACTAAAAAAATATGCGCCTAATGGTCAATCCATTCTAGATATTGGTGCTGGGAATGGCATCAGTTCTATAAATTTTGCGAAAAAAGGATACGAAGTAACAGCAGTTGAACCAGACCCTAGTGATACTGTTGGTGCTAATGCAATCAGAATATTAAAAAAACATTATGAACTTAATAATTTAAGCATTCATGAGAAGTATGCAGAAGAAATAGGTTTTGAAAATGGAAGCTTTGATATCGTTTATGTACGACAGGCAATGCACCATGCTTATCAATTGCCAAAATTTATTTCTGAATGTGCTCGCGTACTAAAACCGGGTGGAATCTTATTTACCGCACGTGACCATGTTATTTATAACGATGCAGATAAGAAATGGTTTTTAAAAATGCATCCTTTGCATAAATTTTACGGTGGTGAAAATGCATTTACAGCTGAGGAATATAAAACTGCAATGACGGATGCCGGATTACAGATAAGGCATGAGATGAAATTTTATGACTCGCCAATTAATTACTTTCCAATTACAACGGAGAGTATATCAAAATTTAAAGAAAACAGGCTTTCTTACTTCAAATCCATATTATCAAACAGAATAGGATTTATTGCAAATATACCAGGGATCGCCTTTCTATATGGATTAAAAGTTGGCGATTCTATATTTGATGAAAAAAATGTGCCGGGCAGGATGTATAGTTACATTTCCCAAAAAATATAGCTAAATAGTCTTTAATGCATTGCTAAACACCGACTGGTTACTATTAATTTGCAATTGGTTACTATAATTCCTTTAGAATTATTACATGTTTAGATTCCTCAATATTCAGAACTTTCTACCAATCCAAATTAATAATACCTTCTAAGTTCAAAGTCTTACAAATGCACGAAATGCCCATTTCAAATAATTTGATCCAATCAACAATGGATATGAAAAAAGGAAAAATGAAAATATTAGTAATTGGTTCAAATGGTTTTATTGGAAGGAACGTAGCTCAATATATTTATAATTCAGGTTTATATGAATTATATGAATGTGATGTTGTAGTAGATTATGTAAAGCCTAATTATCATCTTATTGACGCTACTAATGCAGATTATCATACTATATTTCAAAAAACAAAATTTGAGGTGTGTATAAATTGCTCGGGTGCCGCCAGTGTACCTGACTCACTAATTAATCCTTTAAGAGACTTCACTCTGAATACTTATAATGTCTTTAAACTATTAGATGCAATACGCCAATATCAACCTGATTGCAGGTTTATCAATATTTCAAGCGCAGCTGTATATGGGAATCCTCAAACATTACCTATTTATGAGCAATCCGATTTGAATCCAATTTCACCTTACGGAATTCATAAAGCGCAAGCTGAACAAATTTGCAAAATGTTTCATGATTATTACAAAATACCTACTTGTTCGTTAAGAGTGTTCTCGGCATATGGACCGGAATTGAAGAAGCAATTATACTGGGATTTATTTCAAAAAGCAAAAAATACCGATTCTATAACTATGTTTGGAACTGGTACTGAAACAAGAGATTTCATTTATATAGATGATGTCGTTCAAGCTATCTTTTGCTGCCTGAGAAACACTTTGTACCAAGGTGAATCTATAAATGTAGCCAATGGTGAAGAAATAACGATTAACAATGCTGTTAGTACCTTTTGAAATTTCTTTCCAGTTAAAAAATTGCTTCAATTTAATGGATTGGTAAAAAGCAGGAGATCCTGTACATTGGAAAGCGGATATTAGTTTGTTAACTAAAATGGGTTACAAGGCATCGTTTAATTTAGAGTTAGGTTTAAAAAATTACTATTCATGGATAACTCAAATATAAATAGAAAAAATATTGGGCTTCTTTTTTATCTGACTATACAACTTGGTCAGGAGGTATAATTTATATACTAAATATTATAAGTGCATTAAATACATTAGAAGATAAATTAAAGCCAGAATTAACAATACTTCATGGCGTAAATTCGCCTATTAATGACATTTTAGCTATCAATTATCCATATGTTAAATTTGTTCCAATTAATATAAATCTTACGCTCCCAGAAAGAATTAAAAATAAAATCACAAGAGTATTAACTAACAAATCTGTATATTTTAAGAATCTTCCTGACATTGTATATCCTTATCAGAAGGGTATTTGCCTGGGTAAATTTCCTTTCTTTTGGATTCCAGATTTTCAGGAGTGGTACCTGCCTCATATGTTTTCTGATACCGAGATAAAATTTCGAAAGAACGAACAGTTAATTATTTCTCGGAGTAAAGGAGTAATCATTTTTAGTAGCAAAAATGCAATGAATGATTTCCAAAAATTTTATCCTGATCATAATTGCAATTTAAGGCTATTACGTTTCGCTACTTCATTACCAACATACAAGCATCTTGATATTATAGTAGTAAAAGAGAAATATGGAATTTTAGGAACTTATTTTATGTCCCCAAATCAATTCTGGAAACATAAAAACCATATAGTTATTTTAGAGGCAATATCTGCTTTAAAAGAATACAACCTGAATTTCCAGGTTGTATTCACTGGAAGTGAAAACGATCACAGAAACAAAGATTATTTTCAGACACTGAAGGATTACGTTGAACTAAACGGTATTCAAAAATGGACAAAATTTCTTGGTTTTATAAGCAGAGCTGATCAATTGAGCTTAATGGATAATGCAGCTGCTATAATTCAACCATCTTTATTTGAAGGATGGAGTACAGTAGTAGAAGATACAAAGGCACTAAGCCAATTTATTATTTTAAGTGATATCGAGGTGCATCGTGAGCAGATTGATAAAAATTGTATATTTTTCTCTACTAATTCAAGTAATGAACTTACTTCAATAATGAAAACTGTCCTCGAAAATGGAGTGAGTCGGCAGTCAATTGACTATTCCAATAATGTTACCAGTTTCGGGAAGTCTATCTTAGAAGTTTTAAACTAGCATGCATCGTGAAAACCTTTTATAGTATTAATACCAATTTACAAATGGGTCATCTAAATAATTAATAAAAGTGTTATTAGTTATTTGAAATTATAAGTCAATTTCAAATTATTTATTCTATGAATTCTAATCCACTTCCCTTAATTTCAATTGTAACTGTTGTTTACAACGCCATTTCAACTCTAGAGCATACATTACAGAGTGTTATCAATCAAACTTATAAAAATATTGAATATATTATAATTGATGGTGGATCGAACGATGGAACAATTGAGCTGATCAATAAATACAGAGTTCATATTAGTCAGTTTGTTAGTGAACATGATGATGGTATTTTCGATGCCATGAATAAAAGTCTCAATTTAGCAAATGGAAGCTGGCTGATTTTTTTAGGAGCAGATGATTTACTGTTATCACCGACGATAATAGAAGAAGTAGTACCTTATTTTGAGAAACACGACGGAATATATTATGGAAATGCCTACATAAAAACAATAAACCGTTTATATAACGGTAAGTTAAACAAATGGTCAATGGCGCTTGGAAGCGTGTCCCATCAAGCCATTTTCTACCCAAAATCTGTATATAAGCATAAATCTTACGATCAGTCATTCAGGATCTTCGCAGACCATATCTATAACATAGAACTTTTCAACTCCCATACTTCACAATTTGTATATATCCCGAAGTTGATTTCAATTTACGATGGTAATGGTGTCAGTTCACATGGAAAA from Dyadobacter sp. NIV53 carries:
- a CDS encoding polysaccharide biosynthesis/export family protein, with the protein product MHYLSYRNLPGLRITFFFILLVNTIAIGQNQIPSLPQQTPGQSSPASGSQAVEFYNQAKSAGMSDLDIEKAALQRGYTLDQISTMRKRIQPGEKEVKDPNRDELDETRDQDELDEEANNQRDSTGLRRAYLRRLNRTFGSAFFATSTNTFEPNLRIATPRNYILGPEDELVVDIYGNSVDNFRMKISPEGTSENVKPCTRLCEWFNDRTSL
- a CDS encoding polysaccharide biosynthesis/export family protein → MNRPGSGTYSSITLGNVRSIRIMITGEAINPGTYTVSSLATAFNALSLSGGPSRNGSFRNIEVIRNNKIIKKSIYIVFLLMPI
- a CDS encoding SLBB domain-containing protein; the protein is MIGSADSTQLATLIPFNGDVITVKKIMDVVSNQIEVRGAVTIPGVYALEDRSNTVLKLITIAQGLSPRAFLNRALLERSSGDTQTGIVSIDLRKLVNGEIGDIPLLPGDILTIKSIEELKEFTFLSITGSVINPGNYYYYKDITIADLIFQSGGYTEGGIPYRIEVSRRIKNDTLDLPSAQNVRVFTIDVSDNLVINPTDQKFKLSPYDIIIVRKSPRYEVQKTVTILGEIKYPGNYTINSNFERISDLFPKSGGIKPGAYIKGARFYRDQELIALDLNAILETPSLASNILLADGDTLYIPKESETVRIQGGVQNPSIMNYDDQFSYKDYISQAGGYTELGWKSRVYVSYPNGRTHRSKKFLFFRSYPKVEPGSIVTVPIKAMRQDRERTPGERIALFSFLASIASTLTIAVISISNKN
- a CDS encoding flippase, producing the protein MIITTKFKEIKSKLATPVVSNILWLSLDKVLKLVIGLIVGIWVARYLGPSQWGELNYVLAFITIAGTVGKLGMDGFLIKEILEHPSKKNEILGTSFFMRLLIIPFVLGAILIYFYLLNLNADYYWLLAFLSLNVFITPLDLIDLDFQSKLQSKLTVVSKNTAYVLGAFLRVYLLVSNKPLVWFAAGMGFEALLSYIFLTILYQKNNNIFQWTVSISLAKKLLRAGWPFTLSSLAVILYMRIDQVMLGSMVNEKELGLFSSAIKISDIFIFLPMAVSSSYLPSLVHAKKTSQELFIRKNQFFINWMARISIVLAILVTLFSDQIIQVLYGADYMQASGILVIHIWSLVPMFLGVATSQYLIIENLQKFSLYRTVLGLIFNVLLNLYLIPRYGAFGAAFATTISQFVAAVFSMALFQQTRILFKMQLRSLTMFFNFSL
- a CDS encoding sugar transferase; translated protein: MNNELAPILLFVFNRPAHTRQTLEALAENTLASESILYIFADGAKDEGNKEDLLNIKEVREIIKKTQWCKEVHIIESETNKGLANSIIDGVTEKVNQHGKVIVLEDDLITSKGFLEYMNQALNKFISNEKVMHVSGYQFPIDSTQTGSSYFIPLISSWGWGTWKRAWNQFDPLSTGYQRLKTDKELIRKFDFNNSYPYSTMLLNQMEGNNNVNSWAIRWWWAVFNHNGVSLFPDSSLVKNIGFDKSATHTKGSNPYEINVFDKDYFITSYPTRISINEPAIIQLQKLYRKTNPAYQGLFDKLWRKVINKIQFVIS
- a CDS encoding DapH/DapD/GlmU-related protein → MTLNIKAYIGKIINYAISSKRKNEHLMLIGKGSTIKGANIEIRNGSNNNIRFTVGDNSIVNGNYIFEKETGKITIGSRVFIGGGMFICIENIEIGNDVMFSWGCTVADNNSHSLISSERKDDVKDWKKGIDENKIGYYKNWDNVKHGPVIIKDMAWIGFNSIILKGVTIGKGAVVAAGSVVTKDVPDFAVVAGNPAKIIKFTT
- a CDS encoding bifunctional 2-polyprenyl-6-hydroxyphenol methylase/3-demethylubiquinol 3-O-methyltransferase UbiG, giving the protein MNWHETIISIRQNPEYDDLVRLAYFDEDLILNSERFSSSEEFEETLKLLKKYAPNGQSILDIGAGNGISSINFAKKGYEVTAVEPDPSDTVGANAIRILKKHYELNNLSIHEKYAEEIGFENGSFDIVYVRQAMHHAYQLPKFISECARVLKPGGILFTARDHVIYNDADKKWFLKMHPLHKFYGGENAFTAEEYKTAMTDAGLQIRHEMKFYDSPINYFPITTESISKFKENRLSYFKSILSNRIGFIANIPGIAFLYGLKVGDSIFDEKNVPGRMYSYISQKI
- a CDS encoding SDR family oxidoreductase, coding for MKKGKMKILVIGSNGFIGRNVAQYIYNSGLYELYECDVVVDYVKPNYHLIDATNADYHTIFQKTKFEVCINCSGAASVPDSLINPLRDFTLNTYNVFKLLDAIRQYQPDCRFINISSAAVYGNPQTLPIYEQSDLNPISPYGIHKAQAEQICKMFHDYYKIPTCSLRVFSAYGPELKKQLYWDLFQKAKNTDSITMFGTGTETRDFIYIDDVVQAIFCCLRNTLYQGESINVANGEEITINNAVSTF
- a CDS encoding glycosyltransferase, with translation MNDFQKFYPDHNCNLRLLRFATSLPTYKHLDIIVVKEKYGILGTYFMSPNQFWKHKNHIVILEAISALKEYNLNFQVVFTGSENDHRNKDYFQTLKDYVELNGIQKWTKFLGFISRADQLSLMDNAAAIIQPSLFEGWSTVVEDTKALSQFIILSDIEVHREQIDKNCIFFSTNSSNELTSIMKTVLENGVSRQSIDYSNNVTSFGKSILEVLN
- a CDS encoding glycosyltransferase family 2 protein yields the protein MNSNPLPLISIVTVVYNAISTLEHTLQSVINQTYKNIEYIIIDGGSNDGTIELINKYRVHISQFVSEHDDGIFDAMNKSLNLANGSWLIFLGADDLLLSPTIIEEVVPYFEKHDGIYYGNAYIKTINRLYNGKLNKWSMALGSVSHQAIFYPKSVYKHKSYDQSFRIFADHIYNIELFNSHTSQFVYIPKLISIYDGNGVSSHGKDEKYHKNLIKVIISNYGYLCGYYVWIRKKLYSLQEKI